Proteins co-encoded in one Hymenobacter swuensis DY53 genomic window:
- a CDS encoding porin family protein produces the protein MRQKLLAIGAGLLAVAISTTTHAQALSGTQLGLKGGISITTLDGVLNATPKTRGGIVLGPMLRLNPSKQGFAVQLEALLSAQGANLDTGTETIKRDTYYFNVPLLLRQYIGELFYVNVGPQLGLHLGAGQGQYKTAEAAIVGGFGLETAGGFVVDARLNYGLSDINDNPAERQLRQQLGIGGLHNRGGQLTIGYLFGKK, from the coding sequence ATGCGCCAAAAGTTACTTGCTATTGGGGCCGGCCTGCTAGCCGTTGCCATCTCCACCACTACGCACGCCCAAGCCCTGAGCGGCACTCAGCTAGGGCTGAAAGGTGGTATTTCCATCACCACGCTGGATGGCGTGTTAAACGCCACTCCCAAAACCCGCGGCGGCATTGTGCTGGGCCCCATGCTACGCCTGAACCCAAGTAAGCAGGGGTTTGCCGTGCAGCTGGAAGCATTGCTCAGTGCCCAAGGGGCCAACTTGGATACGGGCACCGAAACTATTAAGCGGGACACCTACTATTTCAACGTGCCCCTATTGCTACGGCAGTATATTGGCGAGCTGTTTTACGTGAACGTGGGGCCACAGTTGGGCCTGCACCTGGGGGCCGGCCAAGGACAGTATAAAACTGCCGAAGCCGCCATTGTGGGCGGTTTCGGGCTGGAAACGGCGGGCGGTTTTGTGGTAGATGCCCGCCTGAACTATGGCCTTTCCGATATCAACGACAACCCGGCTGAGCGGCAGCTGCGCCAACAGCTAGGTATTGGGGGCCTGCATAATCGGGGCGGACAACTGACCATCGGCTACTTATTCGGGAAGAAATAA
- a CDS encoding TldD/PmbA family protein: MAILSKDEAQAILKKVIGFSKADECQANLNGRNTGNIRYARNSVSTAGATDNVSLVVEARFGKRAGVATCNEFDDATLRRCVQRAEEIARLAPEDPEYMPLLGPQQYLTPVSYAAGTAAITPDFRAQAAGDSIALCTAKQLTGAGYLEDGTYFQAMRNNKGLEAYQQSTSLDFSVTVRTPDGTGSGYAVADFTDVAKFSAKNLTQLAADKAAGSRNAKALEPGKYTVILEPAALVSDEGLLNNLVYSFGAREADEGRSFLSKKGGGNRKGEKLFDSRISIYSDPLNPQAPGSVFDGDGLPVKRMNWVEKGVVKNLYYTRYWADKNKTEPTAFSGNFIMEGGTQSVQDLIKSTAKGILVTRLWYIRDVDPQTLLFTGLTRDGTFYIENGKIKFPIKNFRFNESPVIMLNNIEAIGKPVRLGGNLVPPLKIRDFTFTSLSDAV; the protein is encoded by the coding sequence ATGGCAATTCTCTCCAAAGACGAGGCCCAGGCTATTCTGAAGAAAGTCATCGGCTTCAGCAAGGCCGATGAGTGCCAGGCCAACCTGAACGGCCGCAACACCGGCAACATCCGCTACGCCCGCAACTCGGTAAGCACGGCTGGCGCCACCGATAACGTATCGTTGGTAGTGGAGGCGCGGTTTGGCAAGCGGGCGGGTGTGGCTACCTGTAACGAGTTCGACGATGCCACCCTGCGCCGCTGCGTGCAGCGGGCCGAGGAAATTGCCCGCCTCGCCCCCGAAGACCCCGAGTATATGCCTTTGCTGGGCCCGCAGCAGTACCTCACGCCCGTGAGCTACGCGGCCGGCACCGCCGCCATTACGCCCGATTTCCGGGCTCAAGCGGCCGGCGACAGTATTGCGCTGTGCACCGCCAAGCAGCTCACCGGGGCCGGCTACCTCGAAGATGGCACCTACTTCCAGGCCATGCGCAACAACAAAGGTCTGGAAGCCTACCAGCAAAGCACCAGCCTGGATTTCTCGGTGACGGTACGTACGCCCGACGGCACAGGCTCAGGCTACGCCGTAGCCGATTTCACCGACGTAGCAAAGTTCAGCGCCAAAAACCTCACCCAGCTGGCCGCCGATAAAGCCGCCGGCTCGCGCAATGCCAAAGCCCTGGAACCCGGCAAGTACACCGTAATTCTGGAACCCGCCGCCTTGGTATCGGATGAGGGCCTGCTCAACAACCTAGTGTACTCTTTCGGGGCCCGCGAGGCCGATGAGGGCCGCTCCTTCCTGAGCAAAAAGGGTGGTGGTAACCGCAAGGGCGAAAAGCTGTTCGACTCCCGCATCAGCATCTACTCCGACCCACTGAACCCGCAGGCCCCCGGCTCGGTGTTCGATGGCGACGGGCTGCCGGTGAAGCGCATGAACTGGGTGGAAAAGGGGGTAGTGAAGAATCTCTACTACACCCGCTACTGGGCCGATAAAAACAAAACCGAGCCCACCGCCTTCTCCGGCAACTTCATCATGGAAGGTGGCACCCAAAGTGTGCAGGATTTGATCAAGAGCACTGCCAAAGGCATTCTGGTGACGCGCCTGTGGTACATCCGTGACGTGGACCCGCAAACCCTGCTGTTCACCGGCCTCACCCGCGACGGAACGTTCTACATCGAAAACGGCAAGATCAAGTTCCCCATCAAGAACTTCCGCTTCAACGAAAGCCCGGTGATTATGCTCAATAATATTGAGGCCATCGGTAAGCCCGTGCGCCTGGGCGGCAACCTGGTGCCCCCGCTCAAGATTCGGGACTTCACCTTCACCAGCCTCTCCGACGCGGTATAA
- a CDS encoding TldD/PmbA family protein produces MKRRDFVGLTGLAAGSLWLPSLPSFAGDAVDPLRLLEPGPDVAVKKRMADVALNAAKSAGATYADVRIGRYLNQGVFTREKQVQNIVNSESYGAGVRVIANGTWGFAATNQVTEAGIAKAAQLAVQIAKANAKVQKEQVKLAPQKGYGEVEWKAPIKQNAFEVPIKDKVELLLAANAKAMENGASFVNSVLFQVNEQKYFASTDGSYIDQDIHRIFPTFGVTVVDRASGKFRSRQALSAPMGLGYEYLTPKAEDKIAGPQGSGVIGYRNSYDILEDAALAARQAKEKLTAKSVVPGKYDLVLDPHHLGLTIHESVGHPLELDRVLGYEANYAGTSFATLEWKAKNLPYGSKNVNIVADKLQPGSLGAVGYDDEGVKTKEWKLIDEGKLVGYEKIRDQAHIVGQTESDGCCYSQSWQDVQFQRMPNVSLRPGTAKMSVDDMVSKVDKGIYIAGNGSFSIDQQRYNSQFGGQVFYAIEKGKITGMLEDVAYQTNTLEFWNSCAAVCDQSDYRFAGFFNDGKGQPSQSSAVSHGSSTSRFNSVNVINTARKIG; encoded by the coding sequence GTGAAAAGACGTGATTTTGTGGGCCTGACCGGCCTGGCCGCCGGCTCCCTGTGGCTGCCCTCCCTGCCCAGCTTCGCCGGCGACGCCGTGGACCCGCTGCGCCTGCTGGAGCCCGGCCCCGATGTAGCCGTGAAGAAGCGCATGGCCGACGTGGCCCTGAACGCCGCCAAATCGGCGGGCGCCACGTACGCCGACGTGCGCATTGGCCGCTACCTTAACCAGGGTGTGTTTACCCGGGAGAAGCAGGTGCAGAACATCGTTAACTCGGAAAGCTACGGGGCGGGCGTGCGCGTCATTGCCAACGGCACCTGGGGCTTCGCGGCCACCAACCAGGTAACGGAAGCCGGCATTGCCAAAGCCGCCCAGCTGGCCGTGCAGATTGCCAAAGCCAACGCCAAAGTGCAGAAGGAGCAGGTGAAGCTGGCCCCCCAGAAGGGTTACGGCGAGGTGGAATGGAAGGCCCCCATCAAGCAGAACGCTTTCGAGGTGCCGATCAAGGATAAGGTGGAGCTGCTGCTGGCCGCCAACGCTAAGGCCATGGAAAACGGCGCCAGCTTCGTGAATTCGGTGCTGTTTCAGGTGAACGAGCAGAAGTACTTCGCCAGCACCGACGGCTCCTACATCGACCAGGATATTCACCGTATTTTCCCCACGTTTGGGGTGACGGTGGTGGATCGGGCTTCGGGTAAGTTCCGCAGCCGCCAGGCCCTGAGCGCGCCAATGGGCCTGGGCTACGAGTACCTCACGCCCAAGGCCGAGGACAAAATTGCCGGTCCCCAGGGCTCGGGCGTTATCGGCTACCGCAACAGCTACGACATCCTGGAAGACGCGGCCCTAGCCGCCCGTCAGGCCAAGGAGAAGCTCACGGCCAAGAGCGTGGTACCCGGTAAGTACGACCTGGTGCTCGACCCGCACCACCTGGGCCTCACCATTCACGAATCGGTGGGCCACCCGCTGGAGCTGGACCGCGTGCTGGGCTACGAGGCCAACTACGCCGGCACCAGCTTCGCCACGCTGGAGTGGAAGGCCAAAAACCTGCCCTACGGCTCCAAAAACGTCAACATCGTGGCCGATAAGCTGCAGCCCGGCTCTTTGGGTGCCGTGGGCTACGACGATGAAGGCGTGAAAACCAAAGAGTGGAAGCTCATTGACGAGGGCAAGCTGGTGGGCTACGAGAAAATCCGTGACCAGGCGCACATCGTGGGCCAGACGGAATCGGACGGCTGCTGCTACTCGCAGTCGTGGCAGGATGTGCAGTTCCAGCGCATGCCCAACGTGAGCCTGCGCCCCGGCACCGCCAAAATGAGCGTGGACGATATGGTGAGCAAGGTAGACAAGGGCATTTACATTGCTGGCAACGGGTCCTTCTCCATTGACCAGCAGCGCTACAACTCCCAGTTCGGCGGGCAGGTATTCTACGCCATCGAGAAAGGTAAAATCACAGGTATGCTGGAAGACGTGGCTTACCAGACCAACACCCTAGAGTTCTGGAACAGTTGCGCCGCCGTCTGCGACCAGTCGGATTACCGGTTTGCGGGCTTCTTCAACGACGGCAAGGGCCAGCCCTCACAGTCGTCGGCCGTGAGCCACGGTTCCAGTACGTCCCGCTTCAACAGCGTGAACGTCATCAACACGGCCCGCAAAATCGGTTAA
- a CDS encoding TldD/PmbA family protein: MAILSQSEAQGILQKVLSFSKADECEATLNGQTGGNVRSARNAISTSGGVDNVSLTVESRFGKRSGVATCNQFDDATLRNCVQRAEEIARLAPESPEYMPLLGPQKYLTSANSFAKATADITPDYRAAQVGASMKLCDEKKLTSAAFLNDAAGFVAKRNSKGLEAYQQTSGLEFSITVRTPDGTGSGYATADYNDASKFDARRLTQIAADKASGSRNAQALEPGKYTVILEPAALVANSDASLMQALMSALDARNADEGRSFLSKKGGGNRKGEKLFDERVTIYSDPLNPEIADLTFSGDGRPQQKITWIEKGVVKNLYTSRYWAQKAGIPDVPRPGGWIMEGGSQSTADLIKGTAKGILVTRLWYIRPVDPQTLLYTGLTRDGTFYIENGKIKFPVKNFRFNESPIIMLNNLEAIGKPVRVNGNLVPPLKIRDFTFTSLSDAV; this comes from the coding sequence ATGGCAATTCTTTCCCAATCCGAAGCCCAAGGCATTCTGCAAAAGGTGCTCAGCTTCAGCAAGGCCGATGAGTGCGAGGCCACCCTCAACGGCCAGACCGGCGGCAACGTGCGCTCGGCCCGCAACGCCATCAGCACCAGCGGCGGCGTGGATAACGTGAGCCTGACGGTGGAGTCGCGCTTCGGCAAACGCTCGGGCGTGGCGACCTGCAACCAGTTCGACGACGCGACACTGCGCAACTGCGTGCAGCGGGCCGAGGAAATTGCCCGCCTCGCCCCCGAAAGCCCCGAGTACATGCCCCTGCTGGGCCCCCAGAAATACCTGACCTCGGCCAACAGCTTCGCCAAAGCCACCGCCGACATCACGCCCGACTACCGGGCCGCCCAAGTGGGCGCCAGCATGAAGCTCTGCGACGAGAAGAAGCTGACTTCGGCCGCCTTCCTCAACGACGCGGCCGGTTTTGTGGCCAAGCGCAACAGCAAGGGCCTCGAAGCCTACCAGCAGACCTCGGGCCTGGAGTTCAGCATCACGGTGCGCACGCCCGACGGTACAGGCTCGGGCTACGCCACGGCCGATTACAACGACGCCAGCAAGTTTGACGCCCGCCGCCTCACCCAGATTGCGGCCGACAAGGCTTCCGGCTCACGCAACGCCCAGGCCCTGGAACCCGGCAAATACACCGTTATTCTAGAGCCGGCCGCCCTGGTAGCCAACTCTGATGCCTCGCTGATGCAGGCTCTGATGAGTGCCCTCGACGCCCGCAACGCCGACGAGGGCCGCTCTTTCCTAAGCAAAAAAGGAGGAGGCAACCGCAAGGGCGAGAAGCTGTTCGATGAGCGGGTGACCATCTACTCCGACCCGCTGAACCCCGAAATTGCCGACCTCACGTTCTCCGGTGACGGCCGTCCGCAGCAGAAAATCACCTGGATTGAGAAGGGCGTGGTGAAGAACCTCTACACCTCGCGCTACTGGGCTCAGAAAGCCGGTATCCCCGACGTGCCCCGCCCCGGCGGCTGGATTATGGAAGGCGGCAGCCAAAGTACTGCCGACCTCATCAAGGGCACCGCCAAGGGCATCCTGGTGACGCGCCTGTGGTACATCCGCCCCGTGGACCCGCAGACGCTGCTCTACACCGGTCTCACGCGGGACGGAACGTTCTACATCGAGAACGGCAAAATCAAGTTTCCGGTGAAGAATTTCCGCTTCAACGAGTCGCCGATTATTATGCTCAACAACCTGGAAGCCATTGGCAAGCCGGTACGCGTGAACGGCAACCTGGTGCCCCCGCTCAAAATCCGGGACTTCACCTTCACCAGCCTCTCCGACGCGGTGTAA
- a CDS encoding TldD/PmbA family protein translates to MKRRDFVGLTGLAAGALWLPSVPGFGGTLVDPARLLEPGLDVAVKKRLADAALNAAKSAGATYVDVRIGRYLNQSVFTREKQVQNIASGESFGAGIRVIANGTWGFASTNQVTEAGMAKAAQLAVQIAKANAKVQKEPVKLAPQKGHGEVSWKTPIQVNAFEVPVKDKVDLLLAANAKALENGATFVNSALFQINEQKYFASTDGSYIDQDIHRIWPNFSVTAIDRASGKFRTREALSSPMGLGYEYMQPKAQDKIAGPAGTGLVGYKYSYDMLEDATLAAKQAKEKLTAKSVVPGKYDLVLDPNHLGLTIHESIGHATELDRVLGYEANYAGTSFATLEWKAKNLPYGSKNVNIIADKTQPGSLGAVGYDDEGVQTGQWDIIKDGKLVDYQKIRDQAHIVGQNKSDGCCYSQSWQDVQFQRMANISLQPGKEKMSVDDMISKVDKGIYIAGRGSFSIDQQRYNSQFGGTVFYAIEKGKIAGMIEDVAYQTNTVEFWNSCAAVCDQSDYRLFGSFFDGKGQPSQVSAVSHGSSTTRFNSVNVINTARKIG, encoded by the coding sequence TTGAAACGACGCGACTTTGTAGGCCTGACCGGTCTGGCGGCCGGGGCCCTGTGGCTGCCCTCGGTACCCGGCTTCGGCGGGACGCTAGTTGACCCCGCCCGCCTGCTGGAACCCGGCCTGGATGTGGCCGTGAAAAAACGCCTGGCCGACGCGGCCCTCAACGCCGCCAAATCGGCGGGAGCCACGTACGTGGATGTGCGCATCGGACGCTACCTCAACCAGAGCGTGTTCACCCGCGAAAAGCAGGTGCAGAACATTGCCAGCGGCGAGAGTTTCGGGGCCGGCATTCGGGTAATTGCCAACGGCACCTGGGGCTTCGCCTCCACCAACCAGGTAACGGAGGCCGGCATGGCCAAAGCGGCCCAGCTAGCCGTGCAGATTGCCAAGGCTAACGCCAAGGTGCAGAAGGAACCCGTGAAGCTGGCTCCGCAGAAGGGACATGGCGAGGTTTCCTGGAAAACGCCCATTCAGGTCAACGCCTTCGAGGTGCCGGTGAAAGACAAGGTGGACCTGCTGCTGGCCGCCAACGCCAAGGCCCTGGAAAACGGCGCTACGTTCGTGAATTCGGCCCTGTTCCAGATCAACGAGCAGAAGTACTTTGCCAGCACCGACGGCTCCTACATCGACCAGGACATTCACCGCATCTGGCCGAACTTCTCCGTGACGGCCATTGACCGGGCCTCCGGCAAGTTCCGCACCCGGGAGGCGCTCAGCTCGCCCATGGGCCTCGGCTATGAGTACATGCAGCCCAAGGCGCAGGACAAGATTGCCGGCCCCGCCGGCACTGGCCTAGTAGGTTACAAGTACAGCTACGACATGCTGGAGGACGCCACCCTGGCCGCCAAGCAAGCCAAGGAGAAGCTCACGGCCAAGAGCGTGGTGCCCGGCAAGTATGATTTGGTACTCGACCCCAACCACCTCGGCCTGACCATCCACGAAAGCATCGGCCACGCTACCGAACTGGACCGCGTGCTGGGCTATGAGGCCAACTACGCCGGCACCAGCTTCGCCACGCTGGAGTGGAAGGCCAAAAACCTGCCTTACGGCTCCAAAAACGTCAACATCATCGCCGACAAAACGCAGCCCGGCTCTTTGGGCGCGGTGGGCTACGACGATGAAGGCGTGCAGACCGGCCAGTGGGACATCATCAAGGACGGCAAGCTGGTGGATTACCAGAAAATCCGCGACCAGGCGCACATCGTGGGCCAGAATAAGTCGGATGGCTGCTGCTACTCGCAGTCGTGGCAGGATGTGCAGTTCCAGCGCATGGCCAACATCAGCTTGCAGCCCGGCAAGGAGAAGATGAGCGTGGACGACATGATCAGCAAGGTGGACAAGGGCATTTACATTGCCGGCCGGGGCTCGTTCAGCATCGACCAGCAGCGCTATAACTCCCAGTTCGGCGGCACGGTGTTCTACGCCATCGAGAAAGGCAAAATTGCCGGCATGATCGAGGACGTAGCTTACCAGACCAACACGGTAGAGTTCTGGAACAGCTGCGCCGCCGTCTGCGACCAGTCGGACTACCGCCTGTTCGGCTCCTTCTTCGACGGTAAGGGCCAGCCCAGCCAGGTGTCGGCCGTGAGCCACGGGTCCAGCACCACCCGCTTCAACAGCGTGAACGTCATCAACACCGCCCGCAAAATCGGCTAG
- a CDS encoding 5-methylcytosine restriction system specificity protein McrC: protein MIPIQNLYYLLCYAWNRLPEQEELRAISGKAFHRPLELLSYVLLTGTRRLLRQGLPVTYTEQTAELPELRGRVLLSPTLSRDLLRRGRAVCTFDELDTNTPLGGLLLGTLQQLSRARSLSATLRQELRAVVRRWAAAVEPLALSATTLRLVRRQRPGGLGDFLLNVCELIHLSALPTPETEGTGRFRDFRRDERLMAQLFEQFVRNFYRLEQRQFRVLSETIQWQAAAATDADLELLPAMITDTTLENPARKIILDTKYYAAALRLRYDQQKLLAPHLYQLYAYLQNQPILPGQQLEGILLYPAATHSLDVRYTLGGHPVRIVTLNLAQHWEQIAADLLALVQ, encoded by the coding sequence ATGATTCCCATTCAGAACCTCTACTATCTGCTATGCTACGCCTGGAACCGGCTGCCGGAACAGGAGGAGTTGCGGGCCATCAGTGGGAAGGCATTCCACCGGCCGCTGGAATTGCTGAGCTACGTATTGCTCACCGGCACCCGCCGCTTACTGCGCCAGGGACTACCTGTAACATACACGGAGCAAACCGCCGAGCTGCCGGAACTGCGAGGTCGGGTGCTGCTCAGCCCCACCCTGAGCCGCGACCTGCTACGCCGGGGTCGGGCCGTATGCACTTTTGATGAGTTGGACACGAATACCCCGCTGGGAGGTTTACTGTTGGGCACGTTACAGCAGCTAAGCCGGGCACGGAGCCTGTCGGCCACGTTGCGTCAGGAGTTGCGGGCGGTGGTGCGGCGGTGGGCGGCGGCCGTGGAACCGTTGGCCCTTTCCGCCACTACTCTGCGCCTGGTGCGCCGGCAGCGGCCAGGCGGGCTGGGTGACTTTCTGCTGAATGTGTGCGAGTTAATCCATCTAAGTGCTCTGCCTACGCCGGAGACTGAGGGCACCGGCCGCTTCCGCGACTTTCGCCGCGACGAGCGGCTGATGGCCCAGCTGTTCGAGCAGTTCGTGCGCAACTTCTACCGGCTGGAGCAGCGGCAGTTTCGGGTGCTGAGCGAAACCATTCAGTGGCAGGCCGCCGCCGCAACGGACGCTGACCTGGAGCTGCTGCCCGCCATGATTACCGATACTACCCTGGAAAACCCGGCGCGCAAAATCATCCTCGATACCAAGTACTACGCGGCGGCCCTGCGCCTGCGCTACGACCAGCAAAAGCTGCTGGCTCCGCACCTCTACCAGCTCTACGCCTACCTCCAGAATCAACCGATTTTGCCCGGTCAGCAGCTGGAAGGCATTCTGCTGTACCCGGCCGCCACTCACTCCCTGGATGTGCGCTACACCCTCGGCGGCCACCCCGTGCGCATCGTCACCCTTAATCTGGCTCAGCACTGGGAACAGATTGCGGCCGATCTGCTGGCACTGGTGCAGTAG
- a CDS encoding AAA family ATPase — MPTSPFDPTHLTREQVLQALRHMDREGPRMPLSTVYDLVYRSKRYAPRAVAQLAYRLALGQPEARWPLPAGAPTNRILENLSFTIATKRPTLENSPLLDGDVAAQERMQELYTGATREVVRPTKERKAPEATEVHEPQPAYEHATVTTYTREMALAELFIPEAELQAAQAALRRRRNLILQGPPGTGKTFLARRLAWLALGATDAARIELVQFHPSYSYEDFVQGFRPDAHGQFRLQNGILADFCHRAAQDPERPYFLLIDELNRGHVARIFGELLLLLEADKRGPAHAVRLPYSPAGSPPFFVPANVYVIGTMNLADRSLAPLDYALRRRFAFVRLQPEFGDPLREFLAARGVPAAVIDQLTTRLTALNQTIADDPELGPDFCIGHSYFCQPPTSPAEAAGWLRLILEQEIAPLLDDYWLDQPAKAAQHKKKLLA; from the coding sequence ATGCCCACTTCTCCCTTCGACCCTACTCACCTCACCCGCGAACAGGTATTGCAGGCCCTCCGCCACATGGACCGGGAGGGTCCGCGCATGCCCCTGAGCACGGTGTACGATTTGGTGTACCGCAGCAAGCGGTATGCCCCACGCGCCGTGGCCCAGTTGGCGTATCGGCTGGCGTTGGGGCAACCGGAGGCGCGGTGGCCCTTACCGGCCGGCGCACCTACCAACCGCATTCTGGAAAACCTCAGCTTCACCATTGCTACGAAGCGCCCTACGCTGGAGAACTCGCCCCTGCTAGATGGCGACGTAGCGGCCCAGGAGCGGATGCAGGAACTGTACACCGGCGCGACCCGGGAAGTGGTGCGCCCGACCAAAGAAAGGAAAGCTCCGGAAGCCACGGAGGTGCACGAGCCGCAACCAGCGTACGAGCACGCCACTGTCACGACTTACACCCGGGAAATGGCACTAGCTGAGCTGTTTATACCCGAAGCGGAGCTGCAGGCGGCTCAGGCGGCCCTGCGCCGCCGCCGCAACCTGATTCTGCAGGGGCCGCCTGGCACCGGCAAAACGTTTCTGGCGCGGCGACTGGCCTGGCTGGCGCTGGGTGCTACCGACGCGGCTCGCATAGAGCTGGTACAGTTTCACCCCAGCTACAGCTACGAGGATTTCGTGCAGGGTTTCCGGCCGGATGCGCACGGGCAGTTTCGGCTGCAGAACGGAATTCTGGCCGACTTTTGCCACCGCGCGGCCCAGGACCCGGAACGGCCGTATTTCTTGCTGATTGATGAGCTGAACCGGGGCCACGTCGCCCGTATTTTTGGAGAATTGCTACTGCTGCTGGAGGCTGATAAACGCGGCCCGGCCCACGCTGTACGGCTGCCCTACTCTCCCGCTGGTAGCCCGCCCTTTTTCGTGCCCGCAAACGTGTACGTCATCGGGACCATGAACTTGGCCGACCGGAGCCTGGCCCCACTGGATTACGCCCTACGCCGCCGCTTTGCCTTTGTGCGCCTGCAGCCTGAGTTTGGCGACCCGCTGCGGGAGTTTCTGGCGGCACGGGGCGTGCCAGCAGCCGTCATCGACCAGCTTACCACCCGCCTCACCGCTCTCAACCAAACCATTGCCGATGACCCCGAGCTGGGCCCCGATTTCTGCATTGGCCACAGCTACTTCTGCCAGCCTCCCACTAGCCCCGCCGAGGCGGCCGGCTGGCTGCGGCTGATTCTGGAACAAGAAATTGCGCCTCTACTGGATGACTACTGGCTCGATCAGCCTGCCAAAGCCGCGCAGCACAAGAAAAAGCTCCTGGCGTGA